One Vallitalea pronyensis genomic region harbors:
- a CDS encoding Gfo/Idh/MocA family protein — MKRVRLAVIGTGMAWDRLHLPAIQELGDKYEIVAMANLHQDKLWEAADKIGLSHEHTYVDYHEMLKRKDIDAVNVVVPISMNYKISRDVVNAGKNLICEKPLAPNMEEAIDFVKLQKERKVKIMIGENFRYNEENIMIKKLIEEKKIGDVLYFMKNNIFNFEECMTGDSFAAKEWRQHPDFQGGMILDAGVHDIAELRYIFGDMSHVAAFGNPIGHEYAPFININCNLMFKSGVVGYYVYCSKGHEAQKPSLGLRIFGTEGMIYLEDTSCSVVNVFYNDGRHEMLTYIPSRGYYNEFANFYEAMVNNQKIKVTPLVEFGDTKLIFALLESAKDKRVVTIDDSETFITDHK, encoded by the coding sequence ATGAAAAGAGTAAGATTAGCAGTTATTGGTACAGGTATGGCATGGGACAGATTACACTTACCTGCCATACAAGAACTAGGTGATAAATACGAAATCGTTGCTATGGCTAATCTCCACCAGGATAAATTATGGGAGGCAGCAGATAAAATTGGATTAAGTCATGAGCATACGTATGTGGATTACCATGAGATGTTAAAACGAAAAGATATAGATGCGGTAAATGTTGTGGTACCCATTAGTATGAATTATAAGATATCAAGAGATGTGGTGAACGCAGGTAAAAACTTAATCTGCGAAAAACCTCTAGCACCAAACATGGAAGAAGCCATTGACTTTGTTAAGCTGCAAAAAGAGCGTAAAGTCAAAATCATGATTGGTGAGAATTTCAGATATAATGAAGAAAACATCATGATCAAGAAACTTATTGAAGAGAAAAAAATTGGTGATGTGTTATACTTCATGAAAAATAATATTTTTAACTTTGAAGAGTGTATGACAGGTGATTCCTTTGCAGCAAAAGAATGGCGGCAACACCCGGACTTTCAAGGTGGCATGATACTGGATGCCGGTGTCCATGATATTGCGGAATTACGCTATATATTTGGTGATATGTCCCATGTTGCAGCTTTTGGCAATCCTATTGGACATGAGTATGCACCTTTTATTAACATTAACTGTAACTTGATGTTTAAATCAGGGGTTGTTGGATACTATGTCTACTGCTCAAAAGGTCACGAGGCTCAAAAGCCATCCCTAGGATTAAGGATATTTGGAACAGAGGGAATGATATACTTAGAAGATACTTCGTGTAGTGTAGTGAATGTGTTTTATAATGATGGACGTCATGAAATGTTAACGTATATCCCTTCCCGTGGGTATTATAATGAATTTGCTAACTTTTACGAAGCCATGGTGAATAATCAAAAAATTAAAGTGACGCCATTAGTGGAGTTTGGTGATACAAAGCTTATCTTCGCTTTATTAGAATCCGCTAAGGATAAGCGGGTAGTGACCATTGATGATAGTGAAACCTTTATCACAGACCATAAATAG
- a CDS encoding NADH-dependent [FeFe] hydrogenase, group A6, whose protein sequence is MVKITINNKQLEVPSDVTILQAAKMHGILIPNFCFLEGVHKNGSCRICSVEVEGAKSLQAACMTNVTDGMVVHTNTKKVRQARKIIYELMLSNHPKDCLSCDRNRHCEFQELGEVIGVSENPYEGDMSIQYVDDNNPSIVRDLSKCVLCRRCVTMCNEVQGVGILNNQNRGFDTFVGPSEGFDLDGINCSYCGQCTTVCPVDALSERDSINDVWRMLHEEGKRVIVQTAPAVRAALGEEFGYAPGTLVTGKMAAALRELGFHDIFDTNFAADLTIIEEGNEFLQRLTKAVQHEEVSLPMITSCSPGWIKYIENRFPEQLDHLSSCKSPHMMLGALAKSFYAEKIGVDPKDIYVVSIMPCTAKKYEITRPEMKDDVDAVLTTRELGKMIKEAGIDFRNLEDGEFDKPFGISTGAADIFGTTGGVMEAAIRTVFEIITGTELPFENLHVKPIMGLSSIKEGELFIEKATDDYKAFEGQTVKVAVASGLTSARLLLQQIEDGVSPYHFIEIMACPGGCISGGGQPRPTNAEIREKRMEAIYREDEGKELRKSHDNPAILKLYEDFLGEPLGHKSHELLHTHYVKRGVYNELT, encoded by the coding sequence ATGGTGAAAATAACGATTAACAATAAACAATTAGAAGTTCCTAGTGACGTTACGATATTACAAGCAGCCAAGATGCATGGCATTTTGATTCCTAATTTTTGTTTCTTAGAAGGTGTCCATAAAAATGGTTCCTGTCGTATATGTTCTGTAGAAGTAGAAGGAGCAAAATCTCTACAAGCTGCTTGTATGACCAACGTAACAGATGGTATGGTAGTCCATACCAATACCAAGAAAGTACGACAAGCAAGGAAGATTATCTATGAACTGATGTTATCCAATCATCCAAAAGATTGTTTGAGCTGCGACCGTAACAGGCATTGCGAATTCCAAGAATTAGGTGAAGTGATTGGTGTATCAGAAAACCCTTATGAAGGGGATATGTCCATCCAATATGTAGATGATAACAACCCTTCTATTGTAAGAGATTTATCAAAATGCGTGTTATGCAGGCGATGTGTCACCATGTGTAATGAAGTTCAGGGGGTAGGTATCTTAAATAATCAAAATCGAGGATTTGATACCTTTGTAGGACCCAGTGAAGGCTTTGACTTAGATGGTATTAATTGTTCTTACTGCGGTCAATGTACAACAGTATGTCCAGTTGATGCATTAAGTGAACGGGATTCCATTAATGACGTATGGCGTATGCTCCATGAAGAGGGAAAACGTGTCATTGTCCAGACGGCGCCAGCAGTACGTGCTGCATTAGGTGAAGAGTTTGGTTATGCACCTGGCACACTGGTAACAGGCAAGATGGCTGCAGCCCTTCGTGAGTTAGGTTTCCACGATATATTCGATACGAATTTTGCAGCGGACTTGACCATCATTGAAGAAGGCAACGAATTCTTACAACGTCTAACGAAGGCTGTACAGCATGAGGAAGTGTCACTGCCTATGATTACAAGTTGTAGTCCTGGTTGGATTAAGTATATAGAGAATCGTTTCCCAGAGCAATTGGATCATTTATCAAGCTGTAAATCTCCTCATATGATGTTAGGAGCTCTTGCAAAATCATTCTATGCAGAGAAAATCGGTGTTGATCCAAAAGATATCTACGTGGTATCCATTATGCCATGTACAGCTAAGAAGTATGAGATTACCCGACCTGAAATGAAAGATGATGTGGATGCTGTACTTACCACAAGAGAACTTGGTAAGATGATTAAAGAAGCAGGTATTGATTTTAGAAACCTTGAAGACGGTGAATTTGATAAGCCTTTTGGCATCTCAACAGGTGCGGCTGATATCTTTGGTACAACAGGTGGTGTCATGGAAGCCGCTATCCGTACAGTATTTGAAATCATTACAGGCACAGAATTACCCTTTGAAAATCTACATGTTAAGCCCATTATGGGTCTATCCTCCATCAAAGAGGGTGAATTATTTATAGAGAAAGCCACCGATGATTACAAGGCTTTTGAAGGTCAAACAGTGAAAGTAGCTGTAGCAAGCGGCTTAACATCTGCTCGGTTACTGCTGCAGCAAATAGAAGATGGTGTATCCCCTTATCATTTTATTGAAATTATGGCCTGTCCAGGTGGATGCATTAGTGGTGGGGGCCAACCAAGACCTACCAATGCAGAGATTAGAGAGAAGCGTATGGAAGCTATCTATCGCGAAGATGAAGGCAAAGAGCTTAGAAAATCCCATGATAATCCAGCCATTCTTAAACTGTACGAAGATTTCTTGGGTGAGCCTCTTGGACATAAGTCCCATGAGTTGCTGCATACCCATTATGTGAAACGTGGGGTATATAATGAACTGACATAG
- a CDS encoding permease prefix domain 1-containing protein: MTPSPNIAIFLDAVCREIKYKKIHNPIKRELSEHITDQTEAYLVKGISQEEATYKAIQDMGDPILIGQSLNKTHRPRVNWTIIILISAIILLNSCFFYFRLFNNTFVWNGHSLFMHYIFYVPIGLLIFLFFYFLDYTLICRHIVLCYTLYIIGMICFILFSPVKNGGYLMAIHPALFFIPLFATIIYRLRYYNYKGIIVSLILFLPGILVIYETSFYYPVYIVTCSCMFLLLFSIKKDYIHVNSIVKKSLKYITLLILIYIGYRIYSKAVIFSHADQQGLGYLYHIIRETITNAKPFGSVSSISYLDTTSNALVNCLPGCYSSHFLLFFLGKLGYIPTLFIMAVLLIFIYELYKMMCKLQKGYGYLLSASCLLIVIIQILTSILSNIGVIFSFRSVVPFLSYDATSFVVNMALLGLSLSIYRRSHLMPERNIQSFDERITYKDGKLTIHIKKHIVQ; encoded by the coding sequence ATGACCCCATCACCTAATATTGCAATATTTCTTGATGCTGTCTGTCGTGAGATTAAGTACAAGAAAATACATAACCCTATTAAAAGAGAATTATCAGAACATATTACGGATCAAACAGAGGCTTATTTGGTAAAGGGTATTTCTCAAGAAGAAGCTACTTATAAAGCCATACAAGATATGGGTGACCCTATTCTCATAGGGCAATCACTGAACAAAACCCATCGACCGCGTGTGAATTGGACAATTATCATACTGATTTCTGCGATTATTCTATTAAACTCTTGCTTTTTTTATTTTAGGCTTTTTAACAATACCTTTGTATGGAATGGTCATTCGCTTTTTATGCACTATATCTTCTATGTACCTATAGGTTTACTTATATTTTTATTTTTTTACTTTCTAGACTATACGCTAATATGTCGTCATATTGTTTTATGTTATACACTTTACATTATTGGGATGATTTGTTTCATACTCTTTTCACCAGTAAAAAATGGTGGATATTTGATGGCAATCCATCCAGCCCTATTTTTTATTCCGCTGTTTGCCACCATTATTTATCGATTGCGTTACTATAATTATAAAGGTATTATTGTGTCTCTTATACTTTTTCTACCAGGTATTTTGGTGATTTATGAGACATCTTTTTACTATCCAGTCTATATCGTTACTTGCTCATGTATGTTTCTTCTTTTATTCAGCATTAAAAAAGACTACATACATGTTAATAGCATTGTAAAAAAGAGCTTAAAATATATAACCCTCCTGATACTCATCTATATTGGTTATAGAATTTATTCAAAAGCAGTCATATTCTCCCATGCAGACCAACAAGGCTTAGGTTACCTATACCATATTATTAGAGAAACCATAACAAATGCTAAACCATTTGGTTCGGTATCTTCAATAAGTTACTTAGATACTACCAGCAATGCTCTGGTAAATTGTTTACCAGGTTGTTATTCAAGTCATTTTCTTCTATTTTTTTTAGGTAAATTAGGGTACATCCCAACTCTGTTTATTATGGCTGTGTTATTGATTTTTATCTATGAATTATATAAGATGATGTGTAAACTACAAAAGGGTTATGGTTATTTACTTTCAGCAAGTTGCTTACTAATTGTCATCATTCAGATATTAACATCTATACTGAGCAATATAGGCGTCATTTTTTCGTTTCGTAGTGTTGTCCCTTTTTTATCTTACGATGCTACAAGTTTCGTTGTTAACATGGCTTTACTTGGCTTATCCCTTTCCATTTATAGAAGAAGCCACTTAATGCCTGAAAGAAACATTCAATCTTTTGATGAACGCATAACTTATAAAGACGGTAAATTGACAATCCATATAAAAAAACATATCGTACAATAA
- a CDS encoding M56 family metallopeptidase has product MEEFLFSLIKTSFIVSLVILLVTCITPFLQKIYSNKWRYWLWLVLSIMLIVPLNIALPNTPITINLSSMEQSVVTPTQQQSIVPKLNTGQENTSALQKAISPPQEKQYASLTFIELALVIWALGTCLFLLWHILSYYWYKRVIERWQHPVQDVKIIKMFNQIQSELNLRSMVQIKMCSKVNSPMLMGLWRPVILLPTVPLTHDQLKHVIEHELTHYKSHDIPYKMLLLIAKSLHWFNPCIHLMCKMASTDIEKCCDARVVQRHNRGYAQAYVETIIAVMKLHINRDIMLSTHFKEGKKTMMSRLKVLLEPKKHRHGLMVLSLMVLVVFIIYSMIGYSQKNEDTMNSGNELVEVLDEDMIAFIEEEKTPLGEPKIMEKLYDGLLAIIYWEGDDWFKYYEVYKYKNGKITSRWLNGYGEHGSKYPFSKNGGTASGDYPYAIIRCHDDAVVLSYDTMHIHGELGDYTIHEKGKELYIVPTGRIGSIKSITAMGSSVINEGKIMEYDFDSRNIINKPNTVLPPFEKQTNDKIERLTYQAALANIKWHNEKDICIIAPKIFGSFEVDGQLKIFATIYGVTYSLEEDVLMENGGWNIPTAMIYKLNADGTYTLEDYILAKDGSYYSPSIKEFTAPHDDIAKEMIDTQDYIDEQQQLMMDNVKAYVEGNKHLNIRYVKDNRGKILLEFKE; this is encoded by the coding sequence ATGGAAGAATTCTTGTTTAGTCTTATCAAGACATCATTCATTGTTTCATTGGTCATTTTACTGGTCACTTGCATCACACCGTTTTTACAGAAAATATATTCAAATAAATGGCGGTATTGGTTATGGCTTGTGTTATCCATTATGTTGATTGTACCTCTTAATATTGCTTTACCAAATACACCCATAACCATTAATTTATCATCTATGGAGCAATCAGTGGTGACACCCACTCAACAACAAAGCATAGTACCCAAATTAAACACAGGTCAGGAAAACACATCAGCGTTACAAAAGGCTATTTCACCACCACAAGAGAAACAGTACGCATCATTGACTTTTATTGAACTGGCTTTGGTTATATGGGCATTAGGCACATGTTTATTTTTATTATGGCATATCTTATCCTATTATTGGTATAAAAGAGTCATTGAAAGATGGCAACATCCTGTTCAAGATGTCAAGATTATAAAGATGTTCAATCAGATTCAATCCGAATTGAATCTGCGTTCTATGGTACAAATCAAAATGTGTTCCAAGGTCAATTCCCCGATGCTAATGGGATTATGGAGACCTGTTATTCTATTACCAACTGTTCCCTTAACCCATGATCAATTAAAGCATGTGATTGAACATGAACTGACACACTATAAAAGCCATGATATACCCTATAAGATGCTGTTGCTTATTGCAAAAAGTCTCCATTGGTTTAATCCATGTATACATTTGATGTGTAAAATGGCGTCTACAGATATTGAAAAATGCTGTGATGCGCGTGTGGTCCAGAGACATAATAGGGGCTATGCACAAGCCTATGTAGAAACAATTATAGCAGTTATGAAGCTTCATATAAATCGTGATATCATGCTATCCACCCATTTTAAAGAAGGGAAAAAAACCATGATGTCAAGACTCAAAGTTCTTTTAGAACCGAAAAAGCATCGACATGGATTAATGGTATTAAGTCTTATGGTGTTAGTGGTCTTTATCATATACAGTATGATTGGATATTCACAAAAAAATGAAGATACCATGAACAGCGGTAATGAACTGGTTGAAGTTTTAGATGAAGATATGATAGCTTTTATAGAAGAAGAGAAAACACCACTTGGCGAACCAAAAATAATGGAAAAGCTATATGATGGATTACTTGCCATTATCTATTGGGAAGGCGATGACTGGTTCAAATATTATGAAGTCTATAAGTATAAAAATGGAAAAATAACATCCCGTTGGTTAAATGGTTATGGTGAACATGGTAGTAAGTATCCTTTTTCAAAAAATGGTGGTACAGCATCAGGAGACTACCCTTACGCCATCATCCGATGCCATGATGATGCAGTGGTATTATCTTATGACACAATGCATATTCATGGTGAGTTGGGAGATTATACAATCCATGAGAAAGGTAAAGAACTCTATATTGTACCCACTGGACGTATAGGTTCCATTAAGTCCATTACCGCTATGGGGTCAAGTGTAATAAATGAGGGTAAGATCATGGAATATGATTTTGACTCAAGAAACATTATTAATAAGCCAAATACTGTACTTCCACCTTTTGAAAAACAGACAAACGATAAGATAGAGAGACTCACTTATCAAGCAGCTCTAGCCAATATTAAATGGCATAACGAAAAGGATATCTGTATCATTGCTCCAAAAATATTTGGTAGTTTTGAAGTGGATGGGCAGCTTAAGATATTTGCTACAATATATGGTGTTACATATAGCTTAGAAGAGGATGTTCTAATGGAGAATGGTGGATGGAATATTCCAACAGCAATGATCTATAAACTAAATGCTGATGGCACCTATACATTAGAGGATTATATCTTAGCAAAAGACGGTAGTTATTATAGCCCATCTATTAAGGAATTTACTGCCCCTCATGATGATATTGCTAAGGAAATGATAGATACACAAGATTATATTGATGAACAGCAGCAATTAATGATGGATAATGTAAAGGCGTATGTTGAAGGTAACAAACATCTCAATATCCGTTATGTGAAAGATAATAGAGGAAAGATTTTATTGGAATTTAAGGAATAA
- a CDS encoding PadR family transcriptional regulator encodes MNIDKSLRTGSTGMLILKLLSIEDMYGYQIIEELERRSENVFSLKAGTLYPLLHTLEQKEIIVSYEKTSDIGRSRKYYHLTEIGKTFFEERKATWHTYMTSVNKVLGGYNHDPIT; translated from the coding sequence ATGAATATTGATAAGAGCCTGCGAACTGGAAGTACTGGTATGCTTATTTTAAAATTATTATCCATAGAAGATATGTATGGTTACCAGATTATTGAAGAATTAGAACGACGTTCAGAGAATGTTTTTTCCCTTAAAGCAGGCACACTATACCCACTACTTCATACGCTAGAACAAAAAGAGATCATTGTCTCTTATGAAAAAACCTCGGACATTGGTCGCAGCAGGAAATATTATCATCTAACTGAAATCGGCAAAACTTTTTTTGAAGAAAGAAAGGCCACGTGGCACACTTACATGACATCTGTGAATAAAGTTTTAGGAGGCTATAACCATGACCCCATCACCTAA
- a CDS encoding glycoside hydrolase family 13 protein has translation MEKKWWHQSVVYQVYPRSFCDSNGDGIGDIQGIISKLDYLHKLGIDVIWLSPVYDSPMDDNGYDISNYQDIAKEFGTLKDMEQLIQEAKARDIKIIMDLVVNHTSDEHAWFIEAKKNKDNPYRDYYIWRKPSADGKPPNDLQSIFSGSAWELDETTNEYYLHLFSKKQPDLNWENDQVVKEIFDMMNWWLDKGIGGFRMDVIDLIGKEIDKGIIDNGPHLHPLLQSMNKATFGHRDVLTVGETWGATVDIAKLYSNPARDEVSMIFQFEHVTMSWDEEHGKWRPKPFDLIKLKEIFHKWQTGLGKQGWNSLFWNNHDLPRAVSKYGDDKHYRVESAKMLATTLHMMRGTPYIFQGEEIGMTNVSFESIDSYRDIETLNFYRDKLAEGFTHEEMMDGLWANSRDNARTPMHWHTSEYAGFTTGTPWIDVNPNYSDINVEAALADENSVFYHYQKLIQLRKELPVVVYGDFELLVPKDQQIFAYTRTLDGHKLLIVSNFSAEKATFHYKEAVNSCKTLLSNYGNTYDLQQALTLAPYESAIIQIG, from the coding sequence ATGGAAAAGAAATGGTGGCACCAATCGGTTGTTTATCAAGTATACCCACGTAGTTTCTGTGATAGTAACGGTGACGGTATCGGCGATATCCAAGGCATCATAAGTAAGCTGGACTATTTACACAAATTAGGCATTGACGTTATTTGGTTATCTCCCGTATATGATTCTCCTATGGATGATAACGGATACGATATATCCAATTATCAGGACATTGCTAAGGAATTTGGTACACTTAAGGATATGGAGCAACTCATACAAGAAGCAAAAGCACGGGATATTAAGATTATCATGGACTTAGTGGTGAATCATACTTCCGATGAACATGCTTGGTTTATTGAGGCAAAAAAAAACAAGGATAATCCTTATCGGGATTATTATATCTGGCGAAAACCTTCTGCAGATGGGAAGCCCCCTAATGATTTACAATCCATATTTAGTGGTTCAGCATGGGAATTGGATGAAACAACAAATGAGTACTATCTTCACCTTTTCTCAAAGAAACAACCTGATCTAAACTGGGAAAATGATCAAGTGGTAAAAGAGATATTTGATATGATGAATTGGTGGTTAGATAAAGGCATTGGTGGTTTTAGAATGGATGTCATTGACCTGATTGGAAAAGAAATTGACAAAGGTATCATTGACAATGGTCCTCACCTTCACCCATTACTCCAATCCATGAACAAGGCTACCTTTGGCCACCGTGATGTTCTCACTGTAGGTGAAACATGGGGAGCTACTGTGGATATTGCCAAGCTCTATTCCAATCCTGCCAGAGATGAAGTATCCATGATCTTTCAATTTGAACATGTTACCATGAGTTGGGATGAAGAACATGGTAAATGGCGTCCAAAACCGTTTGACCTTATTAAGCTAAAAGAAATCTTTCATAAATGGCAGACAGGTCTAGGTAAACAAGGTTGGAACTCATTATTCTGGAACAATCATGACTTACCAAGAGCCGTATCCAAATACGGTGATGATAAGCACTACCGTGTTGAATCTGCTAAGATGTTAGCCACAACATTACATATGATGCGTGGAACACCTTATATTTTCCAAGGTGAAGAAATCGGTATGACTAATGTATCCTTTGAATCCATTGATTCTTACCGAGACATTGAAACGCTGAATTTCTACCGGGATAAACTTGCTGAAGGGTTCACCCATGAAGAAATGATGGATGGGTTATGGGCAAATAGCCGTGATAATGCTCGGACACCTATGCATTGGCACACAAGTGAATACGCTGGTTTTACAACAGGTACACCTTGGATTGATGTGAATCCCAACTATTCTGATATTAATGTTGAAGCGGCTTTAGCTGATGAAAACTCTGTGTTCTACCACTATCAAAAACTTATACAGCTGCGAAAAGAACTGCCTGTTGTGGTTTATGGCGATTTTGAATTATTAGTACCAAAGGATCAGCAAATTTTTGCTTATACACGTACACTTGATGGTCATAAGCTATTAATCGTTAGTAATTTCTCTGCAGAAAAAGCTACATTTCATTATAAAGAAGCTGTTAATAGCTGCAAGACATTATTATCTAATTATGGTAATACTTATGATTTGCAACAAGCACTTACGTTAGCACCTTATGAGTCTGCAATTATTCAAATTGGATAA
- a CDS encoding BlaI/MecI/CopY family transcriptional regulator codes for MKRLPDAELSVMLVIWHGDQPMTAKDILHHLDEKKWHIATLNKLLSRLIEKNFIKPVTKGRPRKYGCLVKEDDYKIQESQSFFEKLHKNSFGSLVTSLFGDKGLSEEDIKEIESFVLSKKDGEQ; via the coding sequence ATGAAAAGGTTACCAGATGCAGAGTTAAGTGTTATGTTAGTGATATGGCATGGGGATCAACCCATGACAGCTAAGGATATTTTACATCATCTTGACGAAAAGAAATGGCATATAGCCACATTAAATAAGTTATTATCGCGACTGATTGAAAAAAATTTTATTAAACCAGTTACCAAAGGAAGACCTAGGAAATACGGGTGTTTAGTGAAGGAAGATGACTATAAAATACAGGAAAGTCAAAGTTTTTTTGAAAAACTCCATAAGAATTCTTTTGGCAGTCTTGTGACATCACTATTTGGAGATAAGGGCTTATCAGAAGAGGACATTAAGGAAATAGAATCCTTTGTGTTAAGTAAAAAGGATGGTGAGCAATAA
- a CDS encoding D-2-hydroxyacid dehydrogenase, whose protein sequence is MKIVILDANTLGDDLDLGVFDTLGDVEVFGFTAPEVVVERIKDAHVIITNKVVLNESNLQHAKHIELICLTATGTNNVDKVYTNSRGIVVSNVVGYSTDSVAQHTFALLFYLYEKLAYYDNYVKSGTYVGDEIFTHFDRKFHELVGKTWGIIGLGNIGRKVATIAEAFGCKVIYYSTSGKNNQQAYEQVDFDTLLMTSDIISIHAPLNEDTDGLINDEAFEKMKATAVLLNLGRGRIVVEDDLCKALNQNQIAGAGLDVLEYEPINEDNPLLGIQDSTKLLITPHIAWASVEARKRVVDEVKENIASYKVGKPRNQVMK, encoded by the coding sequence ATGAAGATTGTTATTTTAGATGCCAATACCCTTGGTGATGATTTAGATTTGGGTGTATTTGATACGTTGGGAGATGTGGAAGTATTTGGCTTTACTGCCCCTGAGGTTGTGGTAGAGAGAATCAAAGATGCACATGTGATTATCACCAATAAGGTTGTATTAAACGAGAGTAATTTACAGCACGCTAAACATATTGAACTCATTTGCTTAACGGCAACAGGTACCAATAATGTGGACAAGGTCTATACCAACAGTAGAGGTATTGTTGTTTCAAATGTGGTGGGTTATTCAACGGATAGTGTAGCACAGCATACGTTTGCACTATTGTTTTACCTGTATGAAAAGCTGGCTTATTATGATAACTATGTTAAGTCTGGGACATACGTAGGGGATGAGATATTTACTCATTTTGATCGTAAGTTTCATGAGTTAGTGGGAAAGACATGGGGGATCATTGGACTTGGTAATATTGGTAGAAAAGTAGCCACCATCGCTGAGGCATTTGGTTGTAAAGTGATTTATTATTCTACTTCAGGTAAGAATAATCAACAAGCTTATGAACAGGTGGATTTTGATACATTATTGATGACGTCAGATATTATCTCCATTCATGCGCCGTTAAATGAAGATACGGATGGGTTAATTAATGATGAGGCTTTTGAGAAAATGAAGGCAACAGCTGTATTATTGAATCTAGGTCGAGGTAGAATTGTTGTAGAGGATGATTTGTGTAAGGCATTGAATCAGAATCAGATTGCTGGAGCAGGACTAGATGTGTTGGAATATGAGCCTATTAATGAGGATAATCCATTGTTAGGTATTCAGGATAGCACGAAGTTATTGATTACACCGCATATTGCATGGGCTAGTGTGGAGGCTAGGAAACGTGTGGTGGATGAGGTGAAGGAGAATATTGCTTCTTATAAGGTAGGTAAGCCTCGTAATCAGGTGATGAAGTAA
- a CDS encoding MarR family winged helix-turn-helix transcriptional regulator, with product MGYKREHDHNNPLHTLLYDIIDEAGMINQQMYHLAEHIDRFGNLPNSLQSMLGKIYRYEGKTQAEIAAIYHLDMKNTIRYVNELYKRGFVKKVDVDHKRKEIYLTEEGYQVNQHFMVERGRMLDKIMEEIPQETLRQTGKVLCKIRRLMRDYNDKMKDKERTVK from the coding sequence ATGGGTTATAAACGAGAGCATGATCATAACAATCCATTACATACATTACTATACGATATCATCGATGAGGCAGGTATGATTAATCAGCAAATGTATCATTTAGCAGAACATATTGATCGATTTGGTAACCTTCCTAATTCATTACAAAGTATGTTAGGTAAAATCTATCGATACGAAGGAAAGACACAAGCAGAAATTGCTGCCATCTATCATCTTGATATGAAGAATACCATTCGTTATGTCAATGAGCTATATAAACGAGGATTTGTAAAAAAAGTAGATGTGGACCATAAGCGAAAAGAAATATACCTGACAGAAGAAGGCTATCAGGTAAATCAACATTTTATGGTTGAGAGAGGACGTATGCTCGATAAAATCATGGAAGAAATTCCACAGGAAACCCTTAGGCAGACGGGTAAAGTTCTATGTAAGATACGTAGGCTAATGAGGGATTATAATGACAAGATGAAGGATAAAGAAAGAACTGTCAAATAA